The Humulus lupulus chromosome 3, drHumLupu1.1, whole genome shotgun sequence genome window below encodes:
- the LOC133822979 gene encoding pentatricopeptide repeat-containing protein At1g26460, mitochondrial, with amino-acid sequence MASQMAIFGRTRTLVKTLSQNSKFKSITTFGFLSQEPQLAESNHDPATPLPPNPASGSPLYHENWRSPITNASMAQSLLPLDFLQRSSTPHIQALSQSLDSASLMNLFADWMASQNWADMKQLFEYWVRSLDKNGKPNKPDVNLFNNYLRANLMTGASAGELLDLVAQMDEYDVKPNTASFNLVLEVMYQAKETEAALKLLERMLQTGKESLPDDESYNLVLALLFQTNRINDGVKYIDLALKSGYTLSVKVFTDFVRVCLKTRRLDALVSIIEKCKSMEQNKSLCPPWATCNLIADLSLQEDNSKLAYHALEFLAKWIARGEQARPSVSLSVDEGLLVSALGTAGRTYNSNLLDASWAILKRSLRQKKAPNPESYLAKIYALASLGELRRAFSTLNEFESAYEHSNKIAEAQLFCPFTSLSPLVVACSKKGFETLDAVYFQLENLSRADPPYKSVAALNCVILGCANIWDLDRAYQTFEAISSSFGLAPDVHSYNALMYAFGRLKKTFEASRVFDHMLSLDAKPNAKSYSILVDAHLVNRDQKAALSVIDSMVNAGFEPSKETLKNTRRRCIREMDCESDDRVNSLATTFKIRMGNENRRNMLFNLDYSNKFAS; translated from the exons ATGGCGTCCCAAATGGCTATTTTCGGTCGGACCCGAACCCTAGTCAAAACTTTAAGTCAAAACTCTAAATTTAAGTCCATCACCACCTTCGGGTTCTTGAGTCAAGAGCCTCAGCTGGCGGAGTCAAATCACGATCCGGCAACTCCACTTCCCCCGAACCCGGCCTCCGGTAGCCCCCTATACCATGAGAACTGGAGGAGCCCGATCACAAATGCTTCCATGGCTCAGTCGTTGCTTCCTCTTGATTTCTTGCAGCGGTCGTCGACCCCTCACATCCAAGCTTTGTCGCAGTCCCTAGACAGTGCGAGCCTTATGAATTTATTCGCCGATTGGATGGCGTCACAGAACTGGGCTGACATGAAGCAGTTGTTTGAGTACTGGGTTCGGTCGCTAGACAAGAATGGGAAGCCTAACAAGCCTGACGTGAATCTCTTCAACAATTACCTGAGGGCCAATTTGATGACCGGAGCGTCGGCCGGAGAGTTGCTGGATCTGGTGGCCCAAATGGATGAGTATGATGTCAAGCCAAACACAGCGTCGTTTAATCTAGTACTCGAAGTTATGTACCAGGCCAAAGAGACTGAAGCTGCCTTGAAGTTGCTTGAACG GATGCTGCAAACTGGGAAAGAATCTCTGCCTGATGATGAATCGTATAACTTGGTTCTTGCCTTGCTTTTTCAGACCAACAGAATTAATGACGGCGTCAAATATATAGACTTGGCATTAAAATCTGGCTATACATTGTCAGTGAAGGTGTTTACAGATTTCGTTCGAGTCTGTCTCAAAACTCGCAGGCTGGATGCCTTGGTTTCGATTATTGAGAAGTGCAAG TCAATGGAACAAAACAAATCTCTTTGTCCTCCCTGGGCAACGTGCAACCTCATTGCAGATCTTTCATTGCAAGAGGACAATAGCAAGTTAGCTTATCATGCCCTGGAGTTTTTGGCCAAGTGGATTGCTAGAGGTGAACAAGCAAGGCCTTCTGTTTCTCTTTCTGTGGATGAAGGATTACTTGTGTCAGCACTTGGAACTGCTGGTAGAACTTACAATTCTAATCTCTTGGATGCATCGTGGGCAATCCTAAAGCGCTCATTGCGTCAAAAGAAGGCCCCTAATCCTGAATCTTACCTTGCAAAGATATATGCCTTGGCATCGTTGGGGGAGCTACGGAGAGCTTTTAGTACGTTAAATGAGTTTGAGTCTGCTTATGAACATTCCAATAAAATAGCAGAAGCTCAACTATTTTGTCCATTCACCTCTTTATCTCCATTGGTTGTGGCATGTTCCAAGAAAGGTTTTGAGACTTTAGATGCA GTGTATTTTCAACTGGAGAATTTGAGTCGTGCAGACCCTCCTTACAAGTCAGTCGCTGCTTTGAACTGTGTAATATTAGGATGTGCAAATATTTGGGACCTTGATCGTGCATACCAGACCTTTGAGGCAATTAGTTCTTCCTTTGGGCTGGCTCCTGACGTTCATTCTTACAATGCTCTAATGTATGCTTTTGGGAGGCTCAAGAAG ACATTCGAAGCTTCAAGGGTGTTCGATCACATGCTAAGTTTGGACGCTAAACCCAATGCAAAGTCATACTCGATACTTGTTGATGCTCATCTTGTCAACCGAGATCAAAAAGCCGCTCTCTCTGTTATTGATAGCATG GTAAATGCCGGTTTTGAGCCATCCAAAGAAACATTGAAGAATACCAGGAGACGATGTATTCGGGAGATGGACTGTGAAAGCGATGATCGTGTGAATTCTTTAGCAACAACATTCAAGATTCGGATGGGTAATGAGAATCGCAGGAACATGCTGTTCAATCTTGACTACAGCAACAAGTTTGCCTCATAG